The following are encoded together in the Pleurocapsa sp. FMAR1 genome:
- a CDS encoding aspartate aminotransferase family protein, with translation MVQSPPIDNLTISQKTEFDRDRFDQSVMPTYGRFPIAIERGEGCRLWDTEGKEYLDFVAGIATCTLGHAHPALIAAVSEQIKKLHHVSNLYYIPEQGQLAEWLVNNSCMDKVFFCNSGAEANEAAIKLVRKYAHTVLDKVEQPIILTAKASFHGRTLATVTATGQEKYQKGFTPLPTGFAYVPYNDITAVENAIADLDEGTLSRVVGIMIEPLQGEGGVRPGDLEYFLKLRKICDENNILLVFDEVQVGVGRSGKLWGYEKLGVEPDILTSAKGLAGGIPIGAMLCKDSCAAFEPGNHASTFGGNPFVCASALAVLQTIETEGILHNVQARGEQLRVRLRAIAKKYPSLFTEVRGWGLINGIELRADIDLTSINLVKAAMEEGLLLAPAGTKVLRFVPPLIVSTAEVDEAVNILERAIAKVA, from the coding sequence ATGGTTCAATCCCCGCCTATAGACAATCTAACTATCTCCCAGAAGACCGAATTCGACCGCGATCGCTTCGATCAAAGCGTGATGCCAACCTATGGTCGTTTTCCCATTGCGATTGAGCGAGGAGAGGGCTGTCGTCTTTGGGATACAGAAGGGAAAGAGTATCTTGATTTTGTGGCAGGGATTGCTACCTGTACTTTGGGTCATGCTCATCCTGCTTTGATTGCTGCGGTCAGCGAGCAAATCAAAAAGCTGCACCACGTTTCTAATCTTTATTATATCCCCGAACAGGGACAGCTTGCAGAATGGTTAGTTAACAATTCCTGTATGGATAAGGTATTTTTCTGCAATTCTGGGGCAGAAGCTAACGAGGCAGCAATTAAGTTAGTCAGAAAGTATGCCCACACTGTTTTAGATAAAGTCGAACAGCCAATTATCCTCACGGCAAAAGCTAGTTTTCACGGACGTACTTTAGCAACCGTTACCGCCACAGGACAAGAAAAATATCAAAAGGGCTTTACGCCATTACCTACTGGATTTGCCTATGTTCCTTATAACGATATTACGGCGGTGGAAAATGCGATCGCCGATCTCGATGAAGGTACTTTAAGTCGCGTAGTCGGGATTATGATCGAACCTTTGCAGGGTGAAGGCGGGGTGCGTCCAGGAGATTTAGAATATTTCCTTAAGCTACGCAAAATCTGTGACGAAAATAATATCCTCTTGGTTTTTGATGAAGTCCAAGTAGGGGTTGGCAGAAGTGGCAAGCTTTGGGGTTACGAAAAGTTAGGAGTAGAGCCAGATATTTTGACTAGTGCCAAAGGTTTAGCAGGAGGCATTCCCATCGGTGCAATGCTCTGTAAGGATTCCTGTGCAGCATTTGAACCTGGTAATCACGCTAGTACCTTTGGGGGCAATCCTTTTGTCTGTGCTTCTGCTTTAGCCGTATTGCAGACTATAGAAACTGAAGGCATTTTGCACAATGTTCAGGCAAGAGGCGAACAGTTAAGAGTTAGGCTAAGAGCGATCGCCAAAAAGTATCCCTCCTTATTTACCGAGGTGCGGGGTTGGGGCTTGATCAACGGCATTGAATTACGTGCCGATATTGATTTGACCTCGATTAATTTAGTCAAAGCAGCAATGGAAGAGGGTTTACTCCTTGCCCCCGCAGGTACAAAAGTATTGCGTTTTGTACCTCCTTTAATAGTCTCAACCGCCGAAGTTGACGAGGCTGTCAACATTTTAGAAAGAGCGATCGCCAAAGTAGCTTGA
- a CDS encoding potassium channel family protein, with protein sequence MYSYTFEEKYGRLRKELIRGGVVLASIILIGTLWYWKVEKWTFIESAYMTVITLSTVGYSETHPLGERGQLFTITLILMGLFTIAYIVNRFTEALIQGYFQEGIKLRQEKSLIESLDQHYIVCGFGRTGRHVAREFFAEGIPFIIIDDNPEEVEEIKQLGYTVILGDATLDESLVRAKIERATCMVTALPSDAENLYTVLSAKTLNPRIRAIARASNEEAVQKLQRAGADAVVSPYITGGRRLAAAALRPQVMDFVDGIITGSNRSYYLEEFLIDSEACPFVGQSLREAKLRSQTGALVLAIRRFDGNLIAGPTGDSLILERDALICMGTADQLRNLNKILGPINSTNAPRLPKNQ encoded by the coding sequence ATGTATAGTTATACATTTGAAGAAAAGTATGGTCGTTTACGAAAAGAGTTAATACGGGGAGGTGTCGTATTAGCGAGCATTATCTTAATTGGTACTCTTTGGTACTGGAAAGTCGAGAAGTGGACTTTTATTGAATCAGCCTATATGACCGTAATTACCCTATCCACGGTGGGGTATTCTGAGACTCATCCATTAGGAGAAAGAGGGCAATTATTCACCATTACTTTAATCTTAATGGGGTTATTCACCATTGCTTACATTGTCAATCGTTTTACCGAAGCTCTAATTCAGGGCTATTTTCAAGAAGGCATCAAACTAAGACAGGAGAAGAGTTTGATTGAATCTCTAGATCAACATTACATTGTTTGCGGTTTTGGGCGTACTGGTCGTCATGTCGCCCGTGAATTTTTCGCTGAAGGTATTCCCTTTATTATTATTGACGATAACCCAGAAGAAGTAGAAGAAATTAAACAGTTAGGATACACGGTAATTTTAGGTGACGCTACTTTAGATGAATCTTTGGTACGTGCCAAAATTGAGCGAGCAACTTGTATGGTAACGGCACTGCCTTCAGATGCTGAAAATCTCTATACAGTTTTGTCAGCCAAAACCCTTAATCCACGTATAAGAGCGATCGCTCGTGCCAGTAACGAAGAGGCGGTACAAAAGTTACAGAGGGCAGGGGCAGATGCGGTAGTTTCCCCTTATATTACAGGGGGAAGAAGACTGGCAGCAGCAGCATTAAGACCTCAGGTAATGGACTTTGTTGATGGTATTATTACAGGGTCTAATCGTTCTTACTATCTCGAAGAATTTTTAATTGATTCTGAAGCCTGTCCTTTTGTGGGTCAAAGTTTGCGAGAGGCTAAATTGCGATCGCAGACAGGGGCGTTAGTATTGGCAATTCGCCGTTTTGATGGCAACTTGATTGCAGGTCCTACGGGAGATTCTCTTATTTTAGAACGAGACGCATTAATCTGTATGGGAACAGCAGATCAGCTAAGGAATCTCAACAAAATTTTAGGTCCAATAAATTCAACCAATGCTCCCAGACTTCCTAAAAATCAATAA
- a CDS encoding mechanosensitive ion channel family protein, giving the protein MRVVYRPQIKLNLPNNKNAPPNLMISKKFLVTLFALFTVIIVGITPPAVAQLPYIQDIAAYSRFLRQVQEKSFNSACIRLDGRCLFKLSAIDSELLSDRIDEIQKRFAEATASYLADDDNQPKVIVKPNGNLQDIYLVLGDQQERLFTVTNSDATANDVSVPIRARQLSSEIEQGLEIAKKERSPQYLRKKLIIGLLILAFIWVGNFPLTSEIRKLGKLARRLAPKAFSKTLPLATQLAHRQKWNITEIQFRLLQLVQVALWGGGTLYVLNLFPQTRIAAFLLIAALRIPLRIGLIVLATYILIRLSYFLIAKLSAVAIASQSAAVTVNQRGKLRINTTTRILRSTITILWSVIGILSAFWINGVNLAPILAGAGILGLGLSLASQNLIKDAINGFIIIWDDRYAVGDIVDIGGVSGLVENINLRITQLRDAEGRLITVPNSVVEIVANRSSLWSRADITIPVAYQTDIDHALDVIDQVAKVMTQNPDWQERIWEFPNILGIEQFSDRGILIRVWIKTEPLQQWDVAREFRRRIKIAFDQAGIPIPIPQQQILFDKKKIISNQQNLNN; this is encoded by the coding sequence ATGCGGGTAGTTTACAGACCCCAGATTAAGCTAAACTTGCCTAACAACAAGAACGCTCCTCCCAATCTCATGATTAGCAAGAAGTTCTTAGTAACTTTATTCGCCCTATTTACAGTTATTATCGTTGGCATTACGCCCCCAGCCGTAGCGCAATTACCCTATATCCAAGATATAGCAGCTTATTCAAGGTTTTTACGCCAGGTACAGGAAAAATCTTTTAATTCTGCCTGTATTCGTTTAGATGGACGCTGCTTATTTAAACTATCTGCTATAGATTCTGAACTTCTATCTGACAGAATTGATGAGATTCAAAAACGCTTTGCAGAAGCAACGGCAAGCTATTTAGCTGATGACGACAATCAACCCAAAGTCATTGTCAAGCCAAATGGTAATTTGCAGGATATCTATCTGGTTTTGGGCGACCAACAGGAGCGTTTATTTACCGTAACCAATTCTGATGCCACAGCCAATGATGTTAGCGTACCAATTAGAGCGCGACAGCTTAGTTCGGAAATTGAGCAGGGTTTAGAGATAGCGAAAAAAGAGCGATCGCCTCAATATCTCCGCAAAAAACTAATCATCGGCTTATTAATCCTTGCCTTTATCTGGGTCGGTAATTTTCCCTTGACCTCAGAAATTAGAAAACTAGGTAAGTTGGCGCGGAGGCTAGCACCAAAAGCCTTTTCTAAAACTTTACCCCTGGCAACTCAGCTAGCGCACCGTCAAAAATGGAATATAACCGAAATTCAATTTCGCTTATTGCAACTAGTTCAAGTGGCACTTTGGGGTGGTGGGACTTTATATGTTTTGAATTTATTTCCCCAAACGCGAATTGCTGCTTTTTTGCTAATTGCTGCTTTAAGAATTCCTTTGCGTATTGGTCTGATTGTTTTAGCTACCTATATTTTGATCCGCCTCAGCTACTTCTTAATTGCCAAGCTAAGTGCAGTTGCGATCGCCAGCCAATCTGCTGCCGTAACGGTCAATCAACGAGGTAAATTACGCATCAATACCACGACGAGAATTTTACGCAGTACTATAACCATTCTATGGTCAGTAATTGGCATCTTATCAGCCTTTTGGATTAATGGAGTTAACCTGGCGCCAATTTTAGCTGGTGCGGGTATTTTGGGTTTAGGTCTATCTTTAGCCTCACAAAATCTAATTAAGGATGCAATCAACGGCTTTATTATCATTTGGGACGATCGCTATGCCGTAGGCGATATTGTGGATATCGGCGGAGTCAGCGGTTTAGTCGAAAATATTAATCTGCGGATTACTCAGTTAAGGGATGCTGAAGGCAGGTTAATTACTGTGCCTAATAGCGTCGTCGAAATTGTGGCAAATCGTTCTAGTCTCTGGTCTAGAGCCGATATTACTATCCCCGTAGCTTACCAAACCGATATCGATCACGCCCTCGATGTAATCGATCAGGTAGCCAAAGTTATGACTCAAAATCCTGATTGGCAGGAGCGCATTTGGGAGTTTCCTAATATTTTAGGCATAGAGCAATTTAGCGATCGCGGAATTTTAATTCGTGTCTGGATCAAAACTGAACCATTACAACAGTGGGATGTAGCTAGAGAATTTCGCCGTCGGATCAAAATTGCCTTTGACCAAGCAGGAATACCCATACCCATTCCTCAACAGCAGATATTGTTTGATAAGAAAAAGATAATTAGCAATCAACAAAATCTTAATAATTAA
- a CDS encoding DUF4347 domain-containing protein: protein MSFSAYLFQNSRIPFKNEDNRAIVFIDSGVPNYDTLVQKVIPEARAILIGSQTDGIKAITQILVNSNCQEVYIVAQGYPGCLYLGNSELSINTLIQYALELQSWFIDHKSNLDISPRLSLYGCNLASGDVGEEFITKLSQITTAKIVASINTVDQEIFSNY, encoded by the coding sequence ATGTCTTTTTCAGCTTATCTGTTTCAAAATAGCAGAATACCATTTAAAAACGAAGATAATAGAGCTATAGTTTTTATCGATTCAGGAGTTCCCAACTACGATACTTTGGTGCAAAAGGTTATACCAGAAGCTAGAGCTATTCTAATTGGCTCCCAAACCGATGGAATCAAAGCAATAACTCAAATACTAGTAAACAGTAATTGTCAAGAAGTCTATATTGTTGCTCAAGGTTACCCAGGATGCCTATATTTGGGAAATAGTGAATTAAGCATAAACACTTTAATTCAATATGCTTTAGAGCTTCAAAGCTGGTTTATCGATCATAAGTCCAACTTAGATATTTCGCCCAGGCTTTCACTGTATGGCTGCAATTTAGCCTCAGGAGATGTGGGAGAAGAATTTATAACCAAGTTAAGCCAGATTACAACAGCTAAAATAGTTGCCTCGATAAATACAGTTGACCAGGAAATTTTTAGTAATTATTAA
- the ccsB gene encoding c-type cytochrome biogenesis protein CcsB, with protein sequence MDLITLESILDNASFGVLLVTMLIYWTGAAFPNLPYLNTLGTTGMAVANLCMATLLGSRWLEAGYFPLSNLYESLFFLAWGVTTIHFIAEKMSRSRLVGVVTSPVAMGITAFAALSLPLEMQASAPLVPALKSNWLMMHVSVMMLSYSTLMVGSAIAIGFLIITRGQKVELKGSSVGTGSFRERVKHKTVNTPDTDNVFASTTGNTAVLDLPKTETATLSPERLTLADTLDNISYRVIGLGFPLLTIGIIAGGVWANEAWGSYWSWDPKETWAFITWLVFAAYLHARITRGWQGRKPAILAAVGFVVVWVCYLGVNLLGQGLHSYGWFF encoded by the coding sequence ATGGATTTAATTACACTTGAAAGTATTTTAGACAACGCCTCCTTTGGGGTATTGTTAGTCACCATGTTGATCTATTGGACTGGGGCAGCTTTTCCCAATCTTCCTTATTTAAATACTTTGGGAACTACAGGGATGGCGGTTGCTAACTTGTGTATGGCAACTTTACTAGGTTCTCGCTGGCTAGAGGCAGGTTATTTTCCTCTGAGCAATCTTTATGAATCCTTGTTCTTTCTGGCTTGGGGTGTAACCACAATCCACTTTATTGCCGAAAAAATGAGTCGTAGCCGTTTAGTTGGGGTCGTTACTAGCCCTGTAGCAATGGGTATTACCGCATTTGCAGCCCTAAGTTTGCCTTTAGAAATGCAAGCATCTGCACCGTTAGTACCTGCCTTAAAATCTAATTGGCTGATGATGCACGTCAGCGTGATGATGCTCAGTTATTCTACTTTAATGGTAGGCAGTGCGATCGCCATCGGCTTTTTAATTATTACTCGTGGACAAAAAGTTGAACTTAAAGGTAGTTCGGTTGGTACTGGTAGTTTTCGCGAGAGAGTAAAGCACAAAACTGTTAATACTCCTGATACAGATAATGTTTTCGCTAGTACTACTGGTAATACAGCAGTGCTTGATTTACCAAAGACAGAAACAGCCACTCTTTCTCCAGAACGTCTCACTTTGGCTGATACCTTAGACAATATTAGTTATCGCGTCATTGGTTTAGGGTTTCCCTTGTTGACTATTGGCATTATTGCTGGGGGAGTATGGGCAAACGAAGCCTGGGGTTCATACTGGAGTTGGGACCCTAAAGAAACTTGGGCGTTCATTACCTGGTTAGTTTTTGCGGCATATCTCCACGCGAGAATTACCCGTGGCTGGCAAGGAAGAAAGCCTGCAATTTTGGCCGCTGTGGGCTTTGTCGTCGTCTGGGTATGCTATTTGGGAGTTAATTTGCTAGGTCAAGGATTACATTCCTATGGTTGGTTTTTTTGA
- a CDS encoding response regulator transcription factor codes for MKAHILVVEDEPKLAQFIKMELEFEDYQVTHAADGFAGLSAAREIQPDLILLDWMLPGISGPEICRRLRQTGDKVAIIILTAKDEVSDRVLGLDAGADDYVVKPFSIEELLARVRANLRREQEEETDLIQFSNLTLNRSTREVFRDRRSIELTAKEFDLLEYLLSHPRQVLTRDQILERVWGYDFMGDSNIIEVYIRYLRLKLEEQQEQRLIQTVRGVGYVLRE; via the coding sequence ATGAAGGCGCATATTTTGGTGGTAGAAGATGAACCTAAGCTGGCTCAGTTTATTAAGATGGAATTGGAGTTTGAAGACTATCAGGTAACTCATGCAGCCGATGGCTTTGCAGGCCTGTCTGCTGCTAGGGAAATTCAGCCTGATTTGATTTTGCTTGATTGGATGTTACCTGGAATCTCAGGACCTGAAATTTGCCGTCGTCTACGCCAGACAGGAGACAAAGTAGCAATTATTATTCTTACTGCCAAAGATGAAGTAAGCGATCGCGTTTTGGGTTTGGACGCTGGGGCTGATGATTATGTAGTTAAGCCTTTTAGCATTGAGGAGTTACTTGCCAGAGTTAGAGCTAATTTACGTCGTGAGCAAGAAGAGGAAACAGATTTAATCCAGTTTAGCAATCTTACTCTCAATCGTTCTACTCGTGAAGTATTTCGCGATCGACGCTCTATCGAATTAACCGCTAAAGAGTTTGATTTATTAGAGTATTTGCTTTCCCATCCTCGTCAAGTATTAACCCGCGATCAAATTTTAGAAAGAGTTTGGGGTTACGATTTTATGGGGGACTCTAACATCATTGAAGTTTATATTCGCTATCTGCGCCTGAAGTTAGAAGAACAACAAGAACAGCGTCTGATTCAAACAGTTCGTGGCGTAGGTTATGTTCTGCGTGAGTAG